DNA from Geobacillus vulcani PSS1:
GTCCTCGAGGCGCAGCAACGAGGCATGAACGGGTTGAAAGCGGGCATGACCGGCAAAGAGGCTGATGCGCTCACGCGTGATTATATCCGCGAAAAAGGGTATGGCGACTATTTCGGCCATTCGACCGGCCATGGGATTGGACTAGAAATTCACGAAGGGCCGACGCTTTCGTTCCGTTCGGATGTCGTGCTTGAACCAGGCATGGTCGTCACCGTCGAGCCGGGCATTTACATCCCGGGGCTTGGCGGGGTGCGCATTGAGGACGATGCGGTCATCACCGCTGATGGGAACGAAGCGCTCACCCATTCGCCAAAAGAACTGATTATTTTATAATGGATTGCGTGAGGAGGATTTCGGCCGATGATTTCAGTCAACGATTTTCGCACAGGACTTACGATTGAGGTGGACGGCGACATTTGGCGCGTCCTTGAGTTCCAGCACGTCAAACCGGGCAAGGGGGCGGCGTTCGTCCGTTCGAAGCTTCGCAATTTGCGCACCGGCGCCATTCAAGAGCGGACATTCCGCGCTGGCGAAAAAGTAAACCGAGCGCAAATCGACACGCGCAAAATGCAATATTTGTACGCCAACGGCGACCAACACGTTTTTATGGATATGGAAACGTACGAACAAATCGAGCTGCCGGCGAAACAAATCGAGCATGAACTGAAGTTTTTGAAAGAGAATATGGAAGTATTTATTATGATGTACCAAGGCGAAACGATCGGTGTCGAGCTGCCGAATACCGTGGAGCTGAAAGTGGTTGAAACAGAGCCCGGCATTAAAGGCGACACCGCTTCCGGCGGTTCGAAGCCGGCGAAGCTCGAAACCGGCCTTGTCGTTCAAGTGCCATTTTTCGTCAACGAAGGCGACACGCTCATCATTAATACCGCCGATGGCACGTACGTTTCGCGGGCGTAAGCGCAAGTCCGACAGGCACCGTCCCGGACACCTTCCGGGACGGTTTTTTTATGCGCAAAATGGGTGCCGGTTGGCTCCTCCATCGTTTTCCTCAACAAAAACTTCTTCTGAAACGGCTTGTTTCCGCATACGTTTGTACTAATCGATCCCATTTGGCAAAACAGGAGGGGAACATGAAACATTGGCTGCGATCGATCGACCCGTCCGTTATGGCCATGGCCGGCATGCGGATGATGTCGGCGTTCATTGAACTGAGCGCGGCGCTGTTGATGCTTGTGTTCAATGACGTGAAAAAAGCGCTTGCCATTAACGCGGCACTCGCTGTTGTCGGTCCAACCGTCATGATCGTGACGATGGCCATTGGACTGCTTTCACTTGCGGACGAGCTCTCGTTTTCCCGGCTTGGGCTTGTGGCGCTCGGGATCGCGCTCATTTTGTTCGCGATTTACAAGTAAGGCATAAACGGCGCATTCCACCCATACATATGAACTAGTCCACAAGAAAAGGGGGAGGGCCATGGAAGCGGTGTGGGGAATTTTGCCGAAAACGATCGCCGCCGCGTTGCAGCACCATCTTTCTTCATGCCGACGCGGAATCGAAGAAATCCGCATCCGCGTCTCCCGGCCGCTTGAGGTGATCGTCGATGGAACGGCCCGGTTGCTGCCGTATGAAGTGACGAAAGAAGACGGTGTACATTTGCTCAATAAATTGAGCCATTATTCGATCTATGCCGTCGAAGAAGAGCTGAAGCGCGGATTTATGACGATTGAAGGGGGGCATCGCGTTGGGCTGGCTGGCAAAGTCGTTACGGAAGGGGGCAAGGTGAAAGCAATTCGCGATGTTTCCTCGTTTAACATTCGCATCGCCAAAGAGCAGGTCGGCATCGCCGAGCCGCTGATTCCGTATGTGTACGACGGACACTGGCGCCATACGATGATCATCGGCTCGCCGCAGACGGGAAAAACGACTCTCTTGCGCGATGCGGCGCGATTGATTAGCAGCGGGATAGGATGCATTCCAGCACAAAAGGTGGCGATCGTTGACGAACGATCGGAAATCGCTGGCTGTGTGAAAGGAATCCCTCAATTTTCGTTCGGTCCGCGCCTTGACGTGTTGGACGCCTGCCCGAAAGCGGAAGGGATGATGATGATGATCCGCTCGATGAGCCCTGATGTCATGATTGTCGATGAAATCGGGCGTGAGGAAGACAGCGAGGCAGTGCTTGAAGCGGCCAGCGCCGGTGTCTCTGTATGGACGACTGTGCACGGCCGCAACATTCAAGACGTCTGGCAGCGTCCGACATTGCGGCCGGTGATGGAACAAAAGGTGTTTGAACGGTTTGTTGAGCTGACGAACATCCCCCATCCCGGCTCAATCCGGCGCATTCTCGACGCCGGCGGAACGGTGCTGTATGAGCGGGCGGTGGTCCAGCGATGAAATGGTTTGGCGCTCTGTTGATTCTCGTTGCCTCGACATGGTTGGGGTTTGCCGCCGCCCGCGTGTTGCACGAGCGGCCCCGCCAGCTCCGCCAGCTGAAAGCGGCGCTAAGGGCGTTTGAGGCGGAAGTGATGTACGGCCATACGCCGCTCGCCGACGCTGCTATGCATCTCGCCCGGCAAACGGCCGCCCCGTTATCCGAATTGTTCGAGCGGTTTGCCGCTGCGTTGTGCACGGAAGAAACGAGCGCCGCCGAGGCGTGGGAAAAAAGTTTGCGGGCTGTATGGGGAAAAACTGCCCTAAAGCAAGGGGAATTTGAAGTGATGAAACAATTTGGCGCCACGCTCGGCCAATATGACCGGTTCACGCAACAAAAGCAGATTGCGCTGGCGCTCGCCCATCTGGAGCGGGAGGAAGCCGAAGCGCTCGACAACCAGGCGCGCTATGCGAAGATGGCGAAAAGTTTAGGCGTGTTGGCCGGCCTGCTGCTCGTTATTTTACTCATGTAGACAGGAGGCAGGAGAATGGGCATCGATGTCGATCTCATTTTGAAAATCGCTGGCGTCGGCATCGTCATCGCGTTTTTGCATACGGTGCTTGATCAGATGGGGCGGAAAGAGTATGCCCAATGGGTGACGCTGCTCGGCTTTATTTATATTTTGTTTATGGTCGCTTCCATCGTCAGCGACTTGTTCCAAAAAATCAAAGATGTCTTTTTGTTCCGCGGGTAGGGGGGATCGACCATTGACATTTTGCAAATCGTCGGCCTCGGGTTGATCGCGACGTTTTTGGTCGTGCTGCTGCAAGAGCAAAAGTCGAATCTTGCCTTTTTGTTGATCGTGTTTGTCGGCTGCACCATTTTTCTATTGTTGGTTGATCAAATCAGCAGCATTTTGGCGATGTTGCGAAAAATGGCCGAAGGCGCCCATATTCAGATGGTGTATTTAGAGACGATGTTGAAAATCATCGGCATTGCCTACATTGCCGAGTTCGCCGCGCAAATTTCCAAAGACGCCGGCCAAGGGGCGATCGCCGCCAAAATTGAGCTCGGCGGCAAAATCGTCATTTTGGCGCTGGCTGTTCCGATTTTAACCGCGATCATCGAAGCGGTCATCAGTCTTATCCCATCGGCACGCTGAAGGGGGGAACGGATTGAAGCGAACAGCGTTCCTTATTGTCGGGCTGCTTTCTCTCTTTTTTTGTCCGTTGGTCGTACAAGCCGCAAGCGATGAACCATCGGTCAGCGAGCAGCTCGCTCAGCTCGATGTGAGCGATATCCGACGCTATTGGGAAACGATCGTCAGCGAGTACGGCGGATTTTTGCCGGAAAGCGAGAAAGGACCGCTCACCGATTTTTTAAGCGGCAGCAAGCAATGGTCGCCGGCCGAATGGCTGAAGGCGCTCGCCCGCTATTTGTTTTATGAACTGCAGGTGAACGGCAAATTGCTCGGCACACTCATTTTGCTTGCTGTCTTCAGCACGGTGCTGCAATCGCTGCAAAATGCATTCGCCCAGCAGGAGGTAAGCAAAATCGCCCAAGCGGTCGTCTATATGGTGCTCTTGTTGATTGCCTTAAACAGCTTTCGTCTCGCGGCGGATTATGCGCTTGAGGCGGTGCGGACGATGAGCCATTTCATCATTGCTCTCGTTCCACTGTTGCTCGCCCTGCTCGCCACTTCCGGCGGGGTCGCGTCGGCGGCGTTTTTCCACCCGATCATTTTGTTTGTGATGAACATCACCGGCACGGTCGTCGAATACGTCACCTTGCCGCTTTTGCTTCTGGCTGCGTTGCTTTCTGTCGTCAGCACG
Protein-coding regions in this window:
- the efp gene encoding elongation factor P, whose translation is MISVNDFRTGLTIEVDGDIWRVLEFQHVKPGKGAAFVRSKLRNLRTGAIQERTFRAGEKVNRAQIDTRKMQYLYANGDQHVFMDMETYEQIELPAKQIEHELKFLKENMEVFIMMYQGETIGVELPNTVELKVVETEPGIKGDTASGGSKPAKLETGLVVQVPFFVNEGDTLIINTADGTYVSRA
- a CDS encoding YqhV family protein, with protein sequence MKHWLRSIDPSVMAMAGMRMMSAFIELSAALLMLVFNDVKKALAINAALAVVGPTVMIVTMAIGLLSLADELSFSRLGLVALGIALILFAIYK
- the spoIIIAA gene encoding stage III sporulation protein AA codes for the protein MEAVWGILPKTIAAALQHHLSSCRRGIEEIRIRVSRPLEVIVDGTARLLPYEVTKEDGVHLLNKLSHYSIYAVEEELKRGFMTIEGGHRVGLAGKVVTEGGKVKAIRDVSSFNIRIAKEQVGIAEPLIPYVYDGHWRHTMIIGSPQTGKTTLLRDAARLISSGIGCIPAQKVAIVDERSEIAGCVKGIPQFSFGPRLDVLDACPKAEGMMMMIRSMSPDVMIVDEIGREEDSEAVLEAASAGVSVWTTVHGRNIQDVWQRPTLRPVMEQKVFERFVELTNIPHPGSIRRILDAGGTVLYERAVVQR
- the spoIIIAB gene encoding stage III sporulation protein SpoIIIAB, translating into MKWFGALLILVASTWLGFAAARVLHERPRQLRQLKAALRAFEAEVMYGHTPLADAAMHLARQTAAPLSELFERFAAALCTEETSAAEAWEKSLRAVWGKTALKQGEFEVMKQFGATLGQYDRFTQQKQIALALAHLEREEAEALDNQARYAKMAKSLGVLAGLLLVILLM
- the spoIIIAC gene encoding stage III sporulation protein AC — encoded protein: MGIDVDLILKIAGVGIVIAFLHTVLDQMGRKEYAQWVTLLGFIYILFMVASIVSDLFQKIKDVFLFRG
- the spoIIIAD gene encoding stage III sporulation protein AD — its product is MQIVGLGLIATFLVVLLQEQKSNLAFLLIVFVGCTIFLLLVDQISSILAMLRKMAEGAHIQMVYLETMLKIIGIAYIAEFAAQISKDAGQGAIAAKIELGGKIVILALAVPILTAIIEAVISLIPSAR
- the spoIIIAE gene encoding stage III sporulation protein AE gives rise to the protein MKRTAFLIVGLLSLFFCPLVVQAASDEPSVSEQLAQLDVSDIRRYWETIVSEYGGFLPESEKGPLTDFLSGSKQWSPAEWLKALARYLFYELQVNGKLLGTLILLAVFSTVLQSLQNAFAQQEVSKIAQAVVYMVLLLIALNSFRLAADYALEAVRTMSHFIIALVPLLLALLATSGGVASAAFFHPIILFVMNITGTVVEYVTLPLLLLAALLSVVSTLSDRYKATQLADLLNKAALGLLGLILTVFLGVMSVRGATAAVADGVALRAAKFVTGNFIPVVGKLFTDAADTVVAASMLLKNTVGLVGAAILLMIAIFPAVKIFTIVIVYKLSAAVLQPLGGGPVLSCLNIIGKSIAYVLAALLIVSLMFFLSLTVMVMAGNITMMVR